The following proteins come from a genomic window of Gimesia chilikensis:
- a CDS encoding RNA-binding S4 domain-containing protein yields the protein MSHEERPPIRLDQFLKQQGAVGTGGHAKVVIQAGEVTVNGVVETRRRKQLAPGDVVAYAGEQWRVEVTQ from the coding sequence ATGTCACATGAGGAACGTCCCCCGATCCGACTGGATCAGTTTCTGAAACAGCAAGGCGCTGTCGGCACCGGTGGACATGCCAAGGTTGTCATCCAGGCAGGTGAAGTGACTGTGAACGGCGTTGTAGAAACACGGCGTCGTAAACAGCTTGCACCGGGAGATGTCGTCGCGTATGCCGGCGAGCAGTGGCGTGTAGAAGTCACTCAGTAG
- a CDS encoding glycoside hydrolase family 15 protein, with the protein MDDNSFLALKESLQTIEETDQLFSFLESQQTFSFPALENGLFPAAIAHESTGYQSIWVRDNIHVAHALNAVGKTEPASKAVATLTEYFLKHRDRFDKIISGEANPKEVMQRPHIRFDGNTLGEIDEKWAHAQNDALGYFVWLYCRMLEQGHLTASAQSLELLAAFVRYFEAIRFWEDADSGHWEEARKIEASSIGTVVSGLIALKEYLNCSDNWDDLQHQQTLVTPEMLDSLIAQGQTTLEEILPAECIQADSLLARKYDGALLFLIFPLGLVKGELADTILEDVRTHLMGDYGIRRYLGDSYWCADYKEVFSEDDRTSDFSDDQASRDQYLKPGQEAQWCIFDSIMSVIYGQRFLESRQDADLEKQRFHLDRALNQLTTSECPFGPYRCPESYFLEKGKYVPNDITPLLWTQGNLMMALHQWKQTLKAQQ; encoded by the coding sequence ATGGATGACAACAGTTTTCTTGCCCTGAAAGAATCATTACAGACCATTGAAGAGACGGATCAGTTATTTTCATTTCTTGAGTCTCAGCAGACGTTCTCGTTCCCTGCTCTGGAGAACGGTTTGTTTCCCGCAGCCATCGCTCATGAATCGACGGGATATCAGAGCATCTGGGTCCGGGATAATATCCATGTCGCTCATGCATTGAATGCCGTGGGGAAAACGGAACCAGCAAGTAAAGCAGTCGCCACGCTGACAGAGTATTTTCTCAAGCATCGAGATCGTTTTGATAAGATCATTTCGGGGGAAGCAAATCCGAAAGAAGTGATGCAGCGGCCGCATATCCGTTTTGACGGAAACACGCTGGGTGAAATCGATGAAAAATGGGCTCATGCTCAGAACGACGCACTGGGATACTTTGTCTGGTTGTACTGTCGGATGCTGGAGCAGGGACACCTGACGGCGTCCGCTCAATCTCTCGAACTGCTGGCGGCGTTCGTGCGCTATTTCGAAGCCATCCGTTTCTGGGAAGATGCAGACAGCGGCCACTGGGAAGAAGCACGCAAGATCGAAGCCTCCAGCATTGGTACTGTGGTCAGCGGGCTGATCGCTCTGAAGGAATATCTGAATTGCAGCGATAACTGGGATGACTTGCAGCACCAGCAGACTCTGGTGACACCCGAGATGCTGGACTCTCTCATTGCACAGGGGCAGACGACACTTGAAGAGATTCTGCCTGCCGAATGCATACAGGCTGACTCTCTGCTGGCCCGAAAATATGACGGGGCGCTGCTGTTCCTGATCTTTCCCCTGGGGCTGGTCAAAGGAGAACTGGCAGACACGATTCTGGAAGATGTCAGAACGCACCTGATGGGGGATTACGGAATCCGACGCTATCTGGGAGACTCTTACTGGTGTGCTGATTACAAAGAAGTCTTCAGCGAGGATGACCGCACGAGTGACTTCAGTGATGATCAGGCCAGCCGGGATCAATATCTGAAACCGGGTCAGGAAGCCCAGTGGTGCATTTTCGATTCCATCATGTCGGTGATTTACGGCCAGCGATTTCTGGAATCAAGACAGGACGCTGATCTCGAAAAGCAGCGTTTTCACCTCGATCGCGCTTTGAATCAGTTGACGACATCTGAGTGTCCCTTTGGTCCATATCGTTGTCCTGAGTCGTATTTTCTGGAAAAAGGAAAGTACGTTCCCAATGATATTACGCCACTGTTATGGACGCAGGGAAATCTGATGATGGCCCTGCATCAGTGGAAACAGACTTTAAAAGCACAGCAGTAA
- a CDS encoding GTPase: MTTHSPKQFQQTCQAALLTPRGRGAVATIRVQGGTAALNALVNPCFHAVNQKPLIEQAVNQIVYGYWGTSNTEDLVLCRIDFETVDIHCHGGMAAVNRILNDLEAQGCDVLTWQALASRKATGLELEIQEALTAATTFRTAEILLCQSQGLLRSAFASLLPEEQSSFDSEHLKSQIQDLLRWKELGQHLTRPWNVVLAGRPNVGKSSLINAILGYERSIVFNEAGTTRDVLTATTALYGWPFQFSDTAGIRAEAEQLEAAGIQRAEQILNAADARVILIDISQPAHPDDHRLLTQWPESLIVAHKADLPECWGAPLPPQAIRISSVTKAGLDEFLQKLVEQLIPEVPDQETALPVTSRQIELLKQAAAALDADDQQAYTRLIKQLLTEV, from the coding sequence ATGACCACGCATTCCCCAAAACAGTTTCAACAAACCTGCCAGGCCGCTCTCCTTACCCCCCGCGGAAGAGGAGCTGTCGCTACGATTCGCGTTCAGGGAGGAACCGCTGCACTGAATGCGCTGGTAAATCCCTGTTTTCACGCCGTCAATCAGAAACCACTGATCGAACAGGCTGTGAACCAGATTGTCTATGGATACTGGGGAACCTCTAATACCGAAGACCTGGTTCTCTGTCGTATTGATTTTGAAACCGTTGACATTCACTGTCATGGAGGCATGGCGGCGGTGAATCGAATCCTGAATGATTTAGAGGCCCAGGGCTGTGACGTTCTTACCTGGCAGGCATTGGCCAGCCGGAAAGCGACAGGCCTGGAGCTTGAAATCCAGGAAGCATTGACGGCAGCCACTACGTTTCGAACAGCAGAAATTCTCCTGTGTCAATCGCAAGGCTTACTACGATCCGCTTTCGCCTCACTTCTGCCCGAGGAACAGAGCTCGTTCGATTCAGAACATCTGAAATCTCAGATTCAGGATCTGCTGCGCTGGAAAGAATTGGGACAACACCTGACCCGTCCCTGGAATGTCGTACTCGCCGGTCGACCGAATGTCGGAAAATCCAGTCTGATTAATGCGATCCTGGGTTATGAACGGTCCATTGTTTTTAACGAAGCGGGAACGACCCGTGATGTGCTGACAGCGACCACGGCGCTCTACGGCTGGCCGTTCCAGTTTTCTGATACCGCAGGAATTCGGGCAGAAGCAGAACAGCTGGAGGCAGCTGGAATCCAACGCGCCGAGCAGATCCTGAACGCCGCGGATGCCCGCGTCATTCTGATCGATATCAGCCAACCTGCGCATCCAGACGATCACCGACTGCTCACTCAATGGCCCGAGTCGCTGATCGTGGCTCATAAAGCCGACCTCCCCGAATGCTGGGGCGCACCACTTCCCCCACAGGCGATTCGAATTTCTTCAGTCACAAAAGCGGGGCTCGATGAGTTTCTGCAGAAACTGGTGGAACAACTGATTCCCGAAGTCCCCGACCAGGAGACGGCTCTTCCAGTCACATCACGCCAGATCGAACTTTTGAAACAGGCTGCAGCAGCACTGGATGCAGACGACCAGCAGGCTTACACACGCTTAATCAAACAGTTGCTGACAGAGGTTTAA
- a CDS encoding type III pantothenate kinase, with amino-acid sequence MSQLLRQLVIDVGNSRIKFVLLKTELPLGASHQLPLVEHALSILVEDPLPWDQIADWLEPTDTPCLSSVAGSNPHGIKRVLNDWPESILPDPLEVLNTDEFPLEIAVDEPRKVGIDRLFNAVAANRLKSTSQAAIIVDTGTATTIDVVSTEGCFAGGAILPGFELSAKSLHDYTALLPLIPVEDLRQIEPVVLGKNTTDAIRSGLFWGQLGAVRELITQHTNQILAESTSGETPLVLLTGGGSALLAPHLDESAHFEPLLSLQGLALVAQQIRGIQ; translated from the coding sequence ATGTCGCAACTTTTAAGACAACTGGTGATTGATGTCGGCAACAGTCGCATCAAGTTTGTGCTGCTCAAGACGGAGCTCCCATTGGGAGCCTCTCATCAGCTTCCGTTGGTCGAACATGCGCTCTCAATTCTGGTTGAGGATCCTCTCCCCTGGGATCAGATCGCTGACTGGCTCGAACCCACTGATACTCCATGTCTGAGTTCGGTCGCGGGTTCCAATCCGCATGGCATCAAACGGGTCCTCAATGACTGGCCCGAATCTATCCTCCCCGATCCGCTGGAGGTTCTGAATACAGACGAGTTCCCTCTGGAGATTGCCGTCGATGAACCCCGTAAAGTGGGCATCGACCGATTGTTCAACGCTGTCGCCGCCAACCGTTTAAAATCGACATCGCAGGCTGCGATCATCGTCGATACCGGGACCGCCACCACGATCGATGTTGTGAGCACCGAAGGTTGCTTTGCCGGGGGAGCGATTTTACCCGGCTTTGAACTTTCCGCGAAATCATTACACGACTATACCGCCCTGCTCCCTCTGATTCCGGTCGAGGATCTGCGTCAAATTGAACCCGTGGTACTCGGCAAAAACACGACAGATGCTATTCGCAGCGGTCTGTTCTGGGGGCAGCTCGGTGCGGTCCGTGAACTCATCACTCAGCACACAAATCAGATACTTGCGGAATCCACATCGGGGGAAACTCCACTGGTGCTGCTCACCGGGGGCGGCTCAGCCCTGCTCGCTCCGCACCTGGATGAATCGGCTCACTTTGAACCTCTCCTGTCACTGCAGGGGCTGGCACTGGTCGCACAACAGATTCGCGGGATTCAATAA
- a CDS encoding exodeoxyribonuclease VII small subunit: MAKKKSTKEQTEEPLFEESLTELQEIVSTLESGTAGLEESMEQFERGVKLLRSCYQRLETAEQKIEILTCVDEDGNPVLEEFDSTASVDTKGPAKKTGKRKSSSSKDEDDQDRTLF; this comes from the coding sequence ATGGCCAAGAAAAAAAGTACGAAAGAACAAACAGAAGAACCTCTGTTCGAAGAATCCCTGACCGAGCTGCAGGAAATTGTGAGCACACTAGAGTCAGGCACTGCCGGTCTGGAAGAATCGATGGAACAGTTTGAGCGTGGTGTAAAACTGCTGCGTTCCTGTTACCAGCGACTTGAAACTGCCGAGCAGAAAATTGAAATTCTGACCTGCGTTGACGAAGACGGCAATCCGGTGCTGGAAGAATTTGACTCCACGGCTTCGGTCGATACCAAAGGCCCTGCGAAAAAAACAGGCAAACGAAAGAGCAGTTCCAGTAAAGACGAAGACGATCAGGATCGGACCCTGTTTTAA
- the xseA gene encoding exodeoxyribonuclease VII large subunit: MSLLEPEILSVTETTRQIKNLIEANFPYTWVIGEISNCTVARSGHIYLTLKDDNAQLRAVIWKRTASRLKFQIEDGMEVVAAGPIELYQARGTYQLNIEQLLPQGVGALELAFRQMQEKLAAEGLFNPEHKQPIPRFPRKIALVTSPTSAAVRDMLQVITRRWQAADIVIVPVAVQGDGAAEQIAAGIEVAAQLPGVDTIITGRGGGSLEDLWAFNEEVVARAIFDCPIPIISAVGHEIDISIADLVADRRALTPSEAAELAVPLQTDVLATLSHWRGQLATNLKQRARQIRLQLDSLAGRPALTRPMDLIHNRASQLDELDRRLKRSTRELVSRLQSETRHLASSLEALSPLKVLSRGYSITRRGAESKASTPEIVKSVDQLQPGDTITTKVSDGSITSQVQELHPDSEEAS, encoded by the coding sequence ATGTCTCTTCTGGAACCTGAAATTCTGTCGGTGACCGAAACCACTCGACAGATTAAAAATCTGATTGAAGCCAACTTCCCGTACACCTGGGTGATTGGTGAAATTTCCAACTGCACGGTGGCCCGTTCCGGGCACATCTATCTGACCCTCAAAGATGACAACGCTCAGCTGCGTGCAGTCATCTGGAAACGAACTGCGTCCCGACTCAAGTTTCAGATTGAGGACGGCATGGAAGTGGTAGCCGCTGGTCCGATTGAACTTTATCAGGCACGCGGCACTTACCAGCTCAACATCGAACAGTTACTTCCACAGGGGGTCGGCGCGCTGGAACTCGCGTTTCGACAGATGCAGGAAAAACTGGCCGCTGAGGGCCTCTTCAATCCGGAACACAAACAGCCGATCCCCCGCTTCCCCCGGAAGATTGCACTGGTAACCAGTCCCACCAGCGCCGCAGTTCGCGATATGCTGCAGGTTATCACCCGCCGCTGGCAGGCCGCTGACATTGTCATCGTCCCGGTGGCGGTGCAGGGAGATGGAGCTGCTGAACAGATCGCTGCCGGGATCGAAGTCGCTGCTCAACTTCCAGGGGTCGACACCATCATTACCGGACGTGGAGGGGGCAGCCTGGAAGATCTCTGGGCCTTCAACGAAGAGGTGGTCGCCCGCGCCATCTTCGACTGTCCGATTCCCATTATCAGTGCCGTCGGTCATGAAATTGACATCAGCATCGCCGACCTGGTAGCTGACCGCCGCGCCCTGACTCCCAGTGAAGCCGCCGAGCTGGCTGTTCCCCTGCAAACCGATGTCCTGGCGACGCTCTCTCACTGGAGAGGTCAACTCGCGACCAACCTGAAGCAGCGTGCCCGACAGATTCGCCTGCAACTGGATTCCCTCGCGGGGCGTCCCGCGCTGACACGACCTATGGACCTGATTCACAATCGGGCTTCCCAGCTGGATGAACTGGACCGGCGTCTGAAACGCAGTACCCGCGAACTGGTCAGCCGACTGCAGTCCGAGACCCGACATCTGGCCTCATCACTGGAAGCACTCAGTCCCCTGAAAGTTCTAAGCCGCGGATATAGTATCACACGTCGCGGAGCAGAATCGAAAGCGTCGACGCCGGAAATCGTCAAATCAGTCGATCAACTGCAACCGGGAGACACGATCACCACGAAAGTTTCTGACGGGAGCATCACCAGCCAGGTTCAGGAGTTACACCCAGATTCGGAAGAAGCTTCCTGA
- a CDS encoding sugar phosphate isomerase/epimerase family protein: MSRLKLAVATRCFGMPIRNAIKTAARIGARGIQLDVQQEVTPSSFGASGDRQFRKLLEEFNLSLASFRMPARGALVDPEFLDQRVSQIRAALEFAWRLQAPSLIIHPGLIQTDDGGNFTLICEVLNDLVRFSNHIGTELCIACGKNSPAVMRDLVSRVNAGFLGIELDPADMVLNNHNPEKTIRELHPWIRAYRLRDAVREMDTDGQEVPLGRGMVMWDQFLPLVWETAYQGWLAVDRTQGDQRIEDCRRGIDYLTTILP, from the coding sequence ATGTCTCGTCTGAAACTCGCCGTTGCCACCCGCTGCTTCGGCATGCCGATCAGGAATGCTATCAAGACAGCTGCCCGCATCGGAGCCCGCGGGATTCAACTTGATGTACAACAGGAAGTCACTCCATCCTCTTTCGGGGCTTCTGGAGACCGTCAGTTTCGTAAACTGCTGGAAGAGTTCAATCTCAGCCTCGCTTCATTCAGGATGCCTGCCCGGGGCGCCCTGGTCGACCCGGAATTCCTGGACCAGAGAGTGTCACAAATCCGCGCAGCCCTGGAATTCGCCTGGCGGTTGCAGGCACCTTCCCTGATTATTCATCCGGGGCTCATTCAGACAGATGACGGAGGGAACTTTACTCTTATCTGTGAAGTACTCAACGATCTTGTGCGCTTTTCGAATCATATTGGTACCGAACTCTGTATCGCTTGTGGAAAGAATTCCCCTGCCGTCATGCGTGATCTGGTCTCCCGGGTCAACGCCGGCTTCCTGGGTATCGAACTCGACCCAGCCGACATGGTCCTCAATAACCATAATCCGGAAAAAACAATCCGTGAACTACATCCCTGGATTCGCGCCTACCGTCTGCGTGATGCCGTTCGTGAAATGGATACCGACGGCCAGGAAGTTCCTCTGGGCAGGGGTATGGTCATGTGGGACCAGTTCCTGCCTCTGGTCTGGGAAACCGCTTATCAGGGCTGGCTCGCCGTGGATCGCACGCAGGGCGACCAGCGGATAGAGGACTGTCGGCGGGGAATCGATTACCTCACGACAATCCTTCCCTGA
- the scpB gene encoding SMC-Scp complex subunit ScpB — protein MFPGPASHHHACGLVTPKNTSLADSVFQQIPARGFLWNFQTRSEQSSSLLFATDQEVDTRRSLKMAKVEAVLFVADGALSTRKIAQLATLANAKEAKELIDQLNDALAASQSAFHIKRVATGYRMMTHPQFSFWLNKLHQRQAALKLSPPAMETLAIVVYRQPITRADIESVRGVQSAEMLKQLMDRGLVRIGGKDDSLGRPFLYETTRKFLEIFGLKNLEDLPMADMLRPAPEEPVKAAIEETEDETEDTSESEEVAELSTDAEEQTEEISEVEESDSFEDFEDEDSEDEDLEAA, from the coding sequence ATGTTTCCCGGACCAGCATCTCACCATCACGCCTGCGGCCTCGTAACCCCCAAAAACACATCGCTGGCCGATTCCGTTTTTCAACAAATTCCAGCGCGCGGATTTCTCTGGAATTTTCAGACACGGTCTGAGCAATCCAGCAGTCTGCTGTTTGCGACTGATCAGGAAGTGGATACACGCCGCAGTCTGAAAATGGCAAAAGTGGAAGCAGTACTCTTTGTGGCAGATGGTGCGCTCTCTACAAGAAAGATTGCTCAACTGGCCACCCTGGCCAATGCCAAGGAAGCCAAAGAGCTCATCGACCAGCTCAATGACGCACTGGCGGCCAGCCAGTCTGCGTTTCACATCAAGCGAGTCGCCACCGGTTACCGCATGATGACGCATCCCCAGTTCTCGTTCTGGCTCAACAAACTTCATCAGCGACAGGCGGCTCTCAAACTCTCCCCACCCGCCATGGAAACACTGGCGATCGTCGTTTATCGCCAGCCCATTACCCGTGCGGACATTGAATCGGTTCGTGGCGTCCAGAGTGCCGAAATGTTGAAGCAGTTGATGGATCGCGGCCTGGTTCGCATCGGCGGTAAAGACGACTCACTCGGCCGTCCTTTCCTGTATGAAACCACACGCAAGTTTCTGGAAATCTTCGGCTTGAAAAACCTGGAAGATCTCCCCATGGCCGACATGCTCCGCCCTGCGCCTGAGGAGCCGGTGAAAGCTGCGATCGAAGAGACCGAGGATGAAACGGAAGACACCAGTGAGTCCGAAGAAGTCGCTGAACTCTCGACTGATGCCGAAGAGCAGACAGAAGAAATTTCCGAGGTCGAAGAGTCTGATTCTTTCGAAGACTTTGAGGATGAAGATTCAGAAGACGAAGACCTCGAAGCTGCCTGA
- a CDS encoding prolyl oligopeptidase family serine peptidase, with protein MHRSLCSRFVPALAFFALLVSAPANLSAQDAPPADRKKLEAELQELQQQIQTLKQNPQIERSLLADVEIYAKAAEWILRHKEFYKPQYVKETYQVLETGRQRASQLAAGKPEWTDPKGTVLFGYYSKIDGSVQPYALTFPADFKQKSSQRWPLHVELHGRGGRRNEVFFIMHPNGRGPRKDHDWLHLDPFGRTDNGWRWSGEVDVHEAIADVKKRYLIDKQRITLRGFSMGGAGAWHLGLHYPSEWCGVGPGAGFVDFYQYQNHKEKLPPYQDKTLHIYDSIDYALNAADVPVVTYGGGKDKQLVSSTRMVEKAKELDIKIPLYISPEAAHQSRMPAYQDFLAQLLKISKEGRPAWPGRKQIRFITYTPKFNECEWLNIEELDQMYEPTTVEGGLDEESGNLELTTDNVAALSIARDIAPKVELDGTLLPLESAASGLLPQVYFVKGNSGWDVLKYDDSKAFIENSNLRKRRNLQGPIDDAFTLPFVCVKGTGTPWTPEQQAWSQSVLSLFEKEFDKWLRGKVPVITDKEVTDQTIADKNLILFGDPGSNALIAKIVEDLPIQWSNDQITVNGKTYDTKDHGVALIYPNPLNPTRYVVINSGHTMHEKDFRASNSWLFPKLGDIAVIKFKENKDGNFENETVWAELFDSNWELP; from the coding sequence ATGCATCGCAGCCTCTGCTCCCGCTTTGTCCCCGCGCTGGCATTCTTCGCCTTACTGGTATCTGCTCCCGCAAATCTCTCTGCTCAGGATGCACCTCCTGCAGATCGCAAGAAACTCGAAGCAGAACTTCAGGAACTGCAACAGCAGATTCAGACACTTAAACAAAATCCCCAGATCGAACGCTCCCTGCTCGCCGACGTGGAAATTTATGCGAAAGCAGCAGAATGGATTTTACGCCACAAGGAATTTTACAAACCACAGTACGTCAAAGAGACCTACCAGGTTCTCGAAACCGGACGCCAGCGAGCCAGTCAACTCGCAGCAGGCAAACCCGAGTGGACTGATCCGAAGGGTACGGTGCTCTTCGGATACTACTCGAAGATCGATGGCTCCGTACAACCGTATGCTTTGACCTTTCCTGCAGACTTCAAACAGAAATCCAGCCAGCGCTGGCCCCTGCATGTGGAACTGCATGGCCGAGGAGGCAGACGCAACGAAGTCTTCTTTATCATGCATCCAAATGGCAGAGGACCGCGTAAAGATCACGACTGGTTGCACCTTGATCCCTTTGGCCGGACAGATAACGGTTGGCGCTGGAGTGGAGAAGTTGACGTACATGAAGCGATCGCCGATGTCAAAAAACGTTACCTGATCGACAAACAGCGGATCACCCTGCGTGGCTTCTCCATGGGAGGCGCTGGTGCCTGGCATCTGGGACTGCATTATCCCTCTGAATGGTGCGGTGTGGGACCGGGAGCGGGCTTTGTCGATTTCTACCAGTATCAGAACCATAAAGAGAAACTGCCTCCCTATCAGGATAAAACTCTGCACATTTATGACTCCATCGACTACGCCCTCAACGCTGCGGATGTTCCAGTCGTGACCTATGGAGGCGGAAAAGACAAGCAGCTGGTCTCGAGCACTCGGATGGTCGAAAAGGCTAAAGAACTGGATATCAAAATCCCCCTGTATATCAGCCCCGAGGCGGCACATCAGTCACGGATGCCCGCTTATCAGGATTTCCTTGCACAGCTGCTGAAGATCTCCAAAGAGGGACGCCCCGCCTGGCCGGGCCGCAAGCAGATCCGCTTTATTACATACACCCCCAAGTTCAATGAATGCGAATGGCTCAACATCGAAGAGCTGGACCAGATGTACGAGCCGACCACCGTCGAAGGGGGACTGGATGAGGAATCAGGAAATCTGGAACTGACCACTGACAATGTGGCTGCCCTGTCTATCGCCCGTGATATCGCTCCCAAAGTCGAACTGGACGGGACCCTGCTTCCGTTGGAGTCGGCAGCCAGCGGACTGCTGCCCCAGGTCTACTTTGTCAAAGGTAACAGCGGCTGGGATGTGCTCAAATACGACGATTCCAAAGCCTTCATCGAAAACTCGAATCTACGCAAACGCCGCAATCTACAGGGGCCGATCGACGACGCCTTCACCCTGCCCTTTGTTTGCGTGAAAGGGACTGGCACTCCCTGGACTCCCGAGCAACAAGCCTGGTCGCAATCCGTGCTCTCTCTTTTCGAGAAAGAATTCGACAAGTGGTTGCGAGGAAAGGTTCCCGTCATCACAGATAAAGAGGTTACTGATCAGACCATCGCCGACAAGAACCTGATTCTGTTCGGAGACCCTGGCTCCAATGCGTTGATCGCCAAAATTGTCGAAGACCTGCCGATCCAATGGTCGAACGATCAGATCACCGTCAACGGGAAGACCTATGATACCAAAGACCATGGAGTTGCCCTGATCTATCCCAACCCTCTGAATCCGACGCGATATGTGGTCATCAATTCCGGGCATACCATGCATGAAAAAGATTTCCGCGCTTCCAATTCCTGGCTGTTCCCCAAGCTGGGTGATATTGCCGTCATCAAGTTCAAAGAGAACAAAGATGGTAATTTCGAGAATGAAACGGTCTGGGCTGAACTCTTCGACAGCAACTGGGAACTTCCCTGA
- a CDS encoding SLC13 family permease, with the protein MDWHIVVTFLVLAGVICSLTFLRAGADTILMGGLTILIVSGIVPVNQAMQGFANEGLLAVAFLFVVSEGIRQTGGFSFTGQQLLGHPKSLTDAQARVMVPSAILSAFLNNTPVVAMMMPVISDWAKKMRISISHLMLPLSYAAILGGLCTLVGTSTTLVVNGLLQSQTDRPALTMFEIAWIGVPVMVVGLIYLLVCSRWLLPERKPAITPMDDPREYTVEMVVEPGCPLIGKTIEQAGLRHLPGMYLMEIDRADDVIAAVSSNERLAANDQLVFVGVVESVIDLQKIPGLKPATDQLFKLSGPRSERCLIEAVVSDSFRFLNMSIRTAKFRSNYNAAVIAVARNGQRINKKIGDIELQRGDTLLIEAHPSFIDQQRNSREFFLVSQVEDSTPPRHERAWIARLILLAMIGMVAVFNIPMLVAAMVAAGLMTATRCCSATEAKRSIDWGVLITIAAGLGIGQAIDNSGAARLIANGFTGMANDSPLIVLAILSFITLVFTNLITAKATATLIFPITVATANALGVDLMPFVIAIIISAAACFATPIGYQTNLMVFGPGGYKYGDYLRIGGPLTLIVWLLTVIVVPLVWPFHP; encoded by the coding sequence ATGGACTGGCACATCGTAGTCACGTTTCTCGTTTTGGCAGGGGTCATCTGCTCTCTGACGTTTCTACGTGCCGGCGCTGATACGATTTTGATGGGTGGTCTGACCATTCTCATCGTCTCCGGCATCGTTCCCGTCAATCAGGCTATGCAGGGGTTTGCCAACGAAGGCCTGCTGGCAGTCGCGTTTCTGTTCGTGGTCAGTGAAGGTATTCGGCAGACCGGTGGCTTCTCCTTCACGGGCCAGCAACTACTGGGACATCCGAAATCCCTGACCGATGCGCAGGCCCGCGTGATGGTGCCTTCCGCCATCCTGAGTGCATTCCTGAATAACACTCCCGTCGTCGCCATGATGATGCCCGTCATTTCTGACTGGGCCAAGAAAATGCGGATCTCCATTTCGCATCTGATGCTGCCTCTCAGCTATGCCGCGATTCTGGGCGGTCTCTGTACCCTGGTTGGCACCAGCACCACCCTGGTGGTCAATGGGCTGCTGCAGAGCCAGACAGATCGCCCTGCACTGACCATGTTTGAAATCGCCTGGATCGGAGTTCCGGTCATGGTTGTGGGACTGATTTATCTGCTGGTCTGCTCTCGCTGGCTGCTCCCCGAGCGAAAACCGGCGATCACTCCCATGGATGATCCTCGAGAATACACGGTAGAAATGGTCGTTGAACCTGGCTGCCCTCTGATAGGCAAAACCATCGAACAGGCCGGTCTGCGTCATCTGCCCGGCATGTACCTGATGGAAATCGACCGGGCCGATGATGTGATCGCCGCGGTCTCCTCGAATGAACGACTGGCCGCCAACGATCAGCTGGTCTTCGTGGGCGTTGTTGAATCGGTCATCGATCTGCAGAAAATCCCCGGCCTCAAACCAGCCACCGACCAGTTGTTCAAACTCTCCGGCCCCCGCTCCGAACGCTGCCTGATTGAAGCAGTTGTCTCAGACAGCTTTCGGTTTCTCAACATGTCCATCCGCACCGCGAAGTTTCGCTCCAATTACAACGCTGCGGTTATCGCGGTGGCGCGAAATGGTCAGCGGATCAATAAGAAGATTGGTGACATTGAACTGCAGCGAGGCGACACATTGCTCATCGAAGCACACCCCTCGTTCATCGATCAGCAACGGAACTCCCGTGAATTCTTCCTGGTCAGCCAGGTCGAAGATTCCACGCCTCCAAGACACGAACGCGCCTGGATCGCCCGGCTGATCCTGTTGGCCATGATCGGCATGGTCGCCGTGTTCAACATTCCGATGCTTGTGGCCGCTATGGTGGCTGCCGGTCTGATGACCGCTACCCGCTGCTGCAGTGCCACGGAAGCCAAACGCTCGATTGACTGGGGAGTGCTGATCACCATCGCAGCCGGACTGGGAATCGGACAGGCCATCGATAACTCTGGTGCCGCCAGACTGATTGCCAACGGATTTACCGGCATGGCTAACGACAGTCCTCTGATCGTCCTCGCGATTCTCTCATTCATCACCCTGGTCTTCACGAATCTGATTACCGCCAAAGCCACGGCAACACTGATCTTTCCGATCACGGTCGCCACCGCAAATGCCCTGGGTGTGGACCTGATGCCGTTTGTGATTGCCATCATCATTTCCGCAGCCGCCTGTTTCGCCACCCCCATCGGCTACCAGACCAACCTGATGGTCTTCGGGCCCGGGGGGTATAAATATGGTGACTATCTGCGTATTGGCGGCCCGCTGACTTTGATTGTCTGGTTATTGACAGTCATCGTCGTACCTCTTGTCTGGCCCTTCCATCCCTGA